The Drosophila biarmipes strain raj3 chromosome 2L, RU_DBia_V1.1, whole genome shotgun sequence genome has a window encoding:
- the LOC108027796 gene encoding 40S ribosomal protein S21 — MENDAGENVDLYVPRKCSASNRIIHAKDHASVQLSIVDVDPETGRQTDGSKTYAICGEIRRMGESDDCIVRLAKKDGLITKNF, encoded by the exons ATGGAGAACGACGCCGGTGAGAATGTTGATCTGTACGTGCCCCGCAAGTG CTCGGCCTCCAACAGGATCATCCACGCCAAGGACCACGCCTCCGTGCAGCTGAGCATCGTGGATGTGGACCCCGAGACCGGTCGCCAGACCGACGGCTCCAAGACCTACGCCATCTGCGGCGAGATCCGTCGCATGGGCGAGTCCGACGACTGCATCGTGCGTCTGGCCAAGAAGGACGGCCTCATTACCAA GAACTTCTAA